Part of the Flagellimonas eckloniae genome, GCTGACCTAGTACCTCATCGACCATTTTTATACAGCTTTTTGGATACGTCCTTTAATGAACAATATCAGGCAGATATTAGATTTAGAAAACTCTTTACCATTTTTTCATTTCTCACCATATTCATTGCCTGTCTAGGACTTTTTGGCTTAGTTACCTATAGTGCACTGCAACGAACCAAGGAAATTGGTATTCGAAAAGTATTGGGGGCTGAAGTAACCAATATCATTGCTTTAATATCCAAAGATTTTATCAAACTGGTTGGAGTGGCTCTTATTGTTGCCATCCCTTTTTCTTGGTTTGCTATGGATCAATGGCTTAATGATTTTGCCTACCGAATTGAAATACAATGGTGGGTCTTTGTACTTGCCGGAATGTTGGCCTTGTTCATTACTTTTTTCACAATCAGCTTTCAAGCCATAAAAGCGGCCCTTGTCAACCCTATAAAAAGTTTACGTACAGAATGAAGATAAACTCATGTTGAACTTATTTCAGCATCAAAAAACGAAGTATCATGATCAAAAGTTATATAAAAGCGGCTTGGAGAAGCCTTTTAAAGAACAAAGGATTCACCTTTATCAATGTGGTTGGACTTAGCATAGGTGTTGCGGCATGTATTCTAATTTCAGTTTACATAATTCATGAAAATAGCTATGACAAGGATGTGGCCAATTCCCCAAATATCTATAGGATGGTCAACCGGTATATAAATGATGGTCGTTTAGAAGATGGAGTACATTTTTCTGCCAACACCGCATCAACCGTACTTGATGATTTTGCTGAGGTGGAAAATTCGGGACGCCTTATGGATAATGGCCTTTTTTATGGTGCTGGTAGTAATGAAATCAGAATAGACGGAGAGCAAATGCAACACCATGAAGATGGTTTTAGTTATGCAGATCAAAGCATCATTGATATCATGGACATAAAAATGATTTATGGGGAAGCCTCTTCCGCACTTGATGAACCAAACACCATCGTTATTTCAAACACCATGTCTGAAAAATACTTTGGAAAGAGCAATCCTATTGGAAGGTCTATTTATCTCAATGGAAACAATGATGAACCCTTTCGAATCAATGGGGTGATGGAGGATTTTGCAAGCAACTCACATTTGGATTATGATTTCCTACTTACTTTGGAAGGCGTTGAGTTTGGTGAAGGAGAGCAAACACGATGGGTACAGAATAACTATTTCACGTATTTAGTTTTTCGAAATGACGCAAATTTAGCGGGATTTGAAGAAAAGATGTCCAATAGAATAATCAAAACCTATTTGGTCCCAGCATATAAATCTGCAGGCTTTGTGCTTCCTGAGAATTTTCAAGAGAAGTTTTTCATTAAGTTACAACCTTTGACGGATATCAATCTTTATTCCAAGAATATTGTTTTTGAAGCTAGCAAAAGAAACGATATTAAGATCATCTGGATTTTCGGAATCGTGGCTTTATTTATTTTAATCATTGCCAGCATCAATTTTGTAAACCTGTCTACCGCAAAATCGGCGAACAGAGCCAAAGAAGTTGGTGTACGTAAAGTGGTTGGTTCTTCCAAAAGCCATCTCATTGGACAATTTTTGACAGAGTCAATCTTAATTTCTTTGATTTCTTTTGCTTTGGGACTTTTACTCTCTTGGATGATGATGCCTATTTTCAGGGATATGTCCGGTAAAGAATTGATTCTTCCTTTTTCAAATAGCACTTTTTTACCAGGTGTTCTTATTGCCGCAATTGTGGTTGGAGTCCTTGCAGGATTATACCCCTCTTTTTATTTATCACGATTCCGTCCCGTAGTGGTGCTAAAAGGAAAACTTAGTTCTGGCAGTAAATCCAGCTCATTACGGAGCAGTCTTGTTGTTTTTCAGTTCACCATATCCATAATTTTAATTATAGGTACGCTCATAGTGAACCAACAGATGGACTTTGTGTTGAATTCCAAAATAGGTTTTGAAAAAGATCAGGTAATACAACTTTATGGCACCAATATGCTTGGGGATAGAATAGGCACCTTTAAGGATGAACTCAAAAATATGCCCGGCGTAAAAAATGTGAGTATTAGTGATTACCTGCCCATTGAAAATACTAAAAGAAACGGCAATAGTTTTGTAAACGAAGGGAAGGACAATATAGATGAGACTATTCCCGGTCAAGCTTGGGTAATAGATGAAGATTATTTGGCCACCTTGGGTATGAAATTGGTAGAAGGAAGAAATTTTTCCGAAGAGCGCAGCACTGATGACCGTGCAGTAATCATTAATCAAACCTTGGCCAATAAACTCTTATTGGACGAACCTCTTGGAAAAAGAATATCCAGATACGGTACACTTTACGAAGTCATCGGAGTTGTGGAAGATTTTAATTTCAACTCCATGAAGCAAAAAGTTGAACCCCTTTGTTT contains:
- a CDS encoding ABC transporter permease; this translates as MIKSYIKAAWRSLLKNKGFTFINVVGLSIGVAACILISVYIIHENSYDKDVANSPNIYRMVNRYINDGRLEDGVHFSANTASTVLDDFAEVENSGRLMDNGLFYGAGSNEIRIDGEQMQHHEDGFSYADQSIIDIMDIKMIYGEASSALDEPNTIVISNTMSEKYFGKSNPIGRSIYLNGNNDEPFRINGVMEDFASNSHLDYDFLLTLEGVEFGEGEQTRWVQNNYFTYLVFRNDANLAGFEEKMSNRIIKTYLVPAYKSAGFVLPENFQEKFFIKLQPLTDINLYSKNIVFEASKRNDIKIIWIFGIVALFILIIASINFVNLSTAKSANRAKEVGVRKVVGSSKSHLIGQFLTESILISLISFALGLLLSWMMMPIFRDMSGKELILPFSNSTFLPGVLIAAIVVGVLAGLYPSFYLSRFRPVVVLKGKLSSGSKSSSLRSSLVVFQFTISIILIIGTLIVNQQMDFVLNSKIGFEKDQVIQLYGTNMLGDRIGTFKDELKNMPGVKNVSISDYLPIENTKRNGNSFVNEGKDNIDETIPGQAWVIDEDYLATLGMKLVEGRNFSEERSTDDRAVIINQTLANKLLLDEPLGKRISRYGTLYEVIGVVEDFNFNSMKQKVEPLCFFRGISPSIISIKANTGDIAALLKDIEEKWDVFSPNMAVRYSFMNDSFAKMYDNVSRIRTIFLSFSILAILVACLGLFALSAFMVEQRKKEISIRMVLGASFKNIYSLLSVNFLKLVGVSIIMAIPVGWYVMSRWLEDFAYRISLDWTMFVVAGIIALIIAIFTISYQSISAALIQPLKSLRTE